CTTGATGCCGATGCCTGAAGGATTTGGCATGGGAACTCCTACCCTCGATTGGTTTAGGGGAACTAGGTCGCGCCTACGGCACGCCGAATCGTTCTCGCGTTATAGTGAAGGCCTCGCACTTCGTATGGTATCTTACTATATATTCGTAGCGCGATACGACGCGGCCCACCGAGGTCTCGCGCCCACACCGAACGCCCCTTCCCATTGCGATGATTCGTTCCCTACTCTTCGTCCCTGCAGACAGCGAAAAGAAACTGGCCAAGGCCGCCTCCTGCGGCGCCGACGCGCTGATTCTCGACCTTGAGGATTCGGTACTGCCGGATCGCAAACCCGCCGCAAGAGCGATGTTGCGGGAGTACTGTTCCACCCCATCCGCATCCTCGCAGTTGTGGGTCCGCGTCAACGATCTGCGGTCCGGCGAACTGCTGAAGGATCTAGTGGAGACCGTACCGCTGCGGCCCGCGGGCATCGTGCTGCCGAAACTGTTCGGGCCGGAAGACCTGACCCGCGTCTCACACTATCTGGACGCCCTCGAAGCACAACATGAGCTGCCACCGGGCGACATCCGCATCATGCCGGTCGTGACCGAAACGCCCGCCTGCGTGCTCAGGCTCGGCGAAATGATCGGCCAGCCGCAGCCGCGACTCAGCCACATGACCTGGGGGGGCGAGGATCTGAGCGCTGCCATGGGCGCCGGCGATCCGCGCGCCGAGGACGGCTCCTGGCGGCCGACGTATGCGTTCGCACGGACGCAGTGCCTACTCACGGCGCACGCGATGGGGGTCGAGGCGATCGACACGCTCTATATCGATTTTCGCGATACCGATGGCCTCATGCAGGCCTGCCGCGAATCCCGTCACAGCGGCTTCACCGGTCGGCTGGCGATCCACCCCAATCAGGTAGCGACGATCAATGAAGCGTTCACGCCGACCGAGGCCGAACGCGCGCTCGCCAAACGGATCGTCGAGGCTTTCGCGTCCGGCGCCGGCGCGGTCTCCATCGACGGCAAGATGTACGACATCCCGCACCTCAAGACTGCGCAGCGGCTGCTCGGATCGAGCTAGCCGTCCAACAACGAACCGCGGAGCTCAGGCGGCGGGGCGTTTCAGCTGCAGGCCGCTGCGCTTGCAGTGCGCCACCAGAACGTCGTCCTGATTGAAGCAGCGGTGCATGAACACCACAATGCCGGCGTTGGGGCGCGAACGGCTTTCCCGCAGGTCCAGAACTTCGGTTTCAACGTGAATCGTATCGCCGTGAAAAAGCGGATGCGGAAAACGAACCTCGTCCCATCCCAGGTTGGCGACGGCGGTCCCGAAGGTGGTTTCGTTGACGGAGATCCCCGTCATCAGCCCCAAGGTAAAGGCGCTGTTGACGATACGGCGGCCGAACTCGGTGTGTTCCCGGCAATAGTGCTCATCCAGATGGATCAGCGCCGGATTGTGGGTGTTGGTCGTGAAGCCGACGTTGTCGGCTTCCGTAATCGTTCGACGGATCGGGTGCTTGAAAATCTGTCCGACCTTGAGCTCCTCGAAATACAGGCCCGGCATGGGTCTTGTCCCCTTCAGTATGATTTCGGAAGGTCGAGCACGCGCTCGCTGATGAACGACAGAATCATCTGTTCGGTCACAGGCGCGATGCGCGGCAGCATCGACTCACGGAACAGGCGCTCCACCTGGAATTCGCGAGCATAGCCCATACCGCCATGGGTCAGCACCGCCTTGGTCGCCGCGTCGAAGCCGGCGCGCGCCGACAGGAATTTGGCGGCGTTGGCCTCGGCACCGCAGGGCAGTTTATTGTCATAAAGAAAGGCCGCGCGCATGCACATCCAGTAGGCCGATTCGAGATAGGTCCAGGCTTCGGCCAGAGGGTGCTGTATCCCCTGATTCATGCCGATGGGTCGCCCGAACACCACGCGCTCGCCGGCATATTTGGCGGCGCGCCGCAATGCATCCCGACCGATGCCGATGGCTTCGATACCGACCAGCACGCGTTCCGGATTGAGGCTGTCGAGCAGATAGTAGAAGCCCTTGCCTTCCTCTCCGATCCGATCTTCCTCGGGCACGAAGTAGTCGTCGATGAAGGTCGCGTTGGAGTCCACGGCGTTGCGGCCGAGCTTCTTGATTCGCCGCACCTCGATCTGGCTTCGGTCGAGATCGGTATAGAACAGGGTCATGCCATCGGCTGGGCGCTTGCAGTCCGCCTTGGGCGTGGTTCGCGCCAGCAGGACGATCTTGTGCGCTTCCTGACCGGTGGACGTCCACATCTTGCGGCCGCTGACGCGATAACCGCCCTCGACTTTCTTGGCGAAGGTTTTGATGCTGGTGGTATCGAGGCCGGCGTCCGGTTCGGTCACGCCGAAGCAGGCCTTCTGCTCGCCCAGAACCAGCGGCGTGAGCCAGCGCTGTTTCTGCTCCGGGGTGCCATGCACGACGATGGCGTGCGGTCCGAACAGATTGATGTGGATGCTGGATGCGGCCGCCTGACCACCGCCGCTGGAGGCCACCGCGTGCATCATGATCGCCGCCTCGGTAACGCCGAGGCCGGCACCGCCGACTTCCTCCGGCATGGTGATGCCCAGCCAGCCGGCCGCTGCCATCGCCTTGTAGAACTCCTCGGGGAAGCGGGCCTCCTCGTCGCACTCGTGCCAATAGTCGTCGGTGAATTCCGCACACACCTTGCGCACCGAAACGTCGATTTCCTGCTGCAATTCTGAGAGTTGAATGTCCATGCGCTTTTCGTCCTTCAGCCGATACCGGGGCCGAGGCGAAACTCGGCTTCGGTGCGTGATTTGATGTCGTCCAGGCTGACGCCGTCCGCGAGCTCCACCAGCGTCGCGCCGCTGCCGCCGTGGCGGTCGATCTCGAACACCGCCAGATCGGTGATCAACAGGTCGACCACGCCCTTGCCGGTCAGCGGCAGCGAGCATTCCTTCCTGAATTTGGCGCCGCCGTTCTTGTCGCAATGGTCCATCACCACCACGACGCGCCGCACGCCGGCGACCAGGTCCATCGCTCCGCCCATGCCCTTGATCATCTTGCCGGGCACCATCCAGTTGGCGAGGTCGCCGTTCTGCGCCACTTCCATGCCGCCGAGAATCGACAGGTTGATGTGTCCGCCGCGGATCATCCCGAAGCTGTCTGCCGAGGAGAAGTAGCTGGTCTGCGGCAGTTCGGTGATGGTCTGCTTGCCGGCGTTGATGAGATCGGCGTCGACTTCGTCGTCGTAGGGAAAGGCGCCCATGCCGAGCATGCCGTTCTCGCTTTGCAGCGTGACCTTCATGCCTTCGGGAATCATGTTGGCGACCATCGTCGGAATGCCGACGCCGAGGTTGACGTAGAACCCGTCTTCGAGTTCCCGGGTGGCGCGCAGCGCCATCTGTTCGCGTGTCCAGGCCATTAGCGTTCGACTCCGGTGGCGGCCTGCGAGGCCTCGGCCCGCGGCCGGGTGGTGCGGCGTTCGATGTGCTTGACGTAGTTCCTGCCCTGCAGGATGCGGTCGACGAAGATGCCGGGCGTGTGGATGGCATCGGGGTCGAGTTCGCCCGGTTCGACCAGGATCTCGACTTCGGCCACGGTCACCTTGCCGGCGGTGGCGATCATCGGATTGAAGTTGCGCGCGGTCTTGCGGTAGACGAGGTTGCCTTCGCTGTCGCCCTTCCAGGCCTTGACGATGGACAGGTCGGCGGTGAGGCCGGTTTCCATGACGTAGTGCTCGCCGTTGAACTCGCGGGTTTCCTTGCCCTCGGCGATCATCGTGCCGTAGCCGGTGCGCGTGTAGAACGCGGGGATGCCGGCGCCGCCGGCGCGGATACGCTCGGCCAGGGTGCCCTGGGGGTTGAATTCGATCTCGATCTCGCCGCTCATGAACTGCTGGGCGAGAATCTTGTTTTCGCCGACATACGAGGCCAGCACTTTCCTGATCTGGCCGTTGGCCAGCACCAGCCACATGCCGTGCTCGTCACAGCCGACGTTGTTGCCGATCACGGTCAGCTCGCGCGCCCCGGAGTCGCGCAGGGCGACGATCAGGTTTTCGGGTACGCCGCACAGGCCAAAGCCGCCGGCCATGACGCTCATACCGTCGAAGGTGAGGCCCTCCAGCGCGCTGGCGGCATCTGGGTAGATTTTTGAACTCACGCCGATCTCCTCCGGGGTTCTGGCCAGTCACGCCAGATTTCTTGCCAATCATCATCCGCTTGATCCTGTTGACCGGACCGAAGCCGAATTCGCTAATGAATGCTCAGACCGGGTCCCAGACAAAGACGTCCGAGGAACGCTCGAGCTTGTAGAACGATGGACGCAGCGCCGGTATTGCTCGCTCGATACATGACGACGGCGTCCAGCCTTCTCCCGCGTGTACGGAACGAATCGGCCGTGGCTGGCTGAACAGATAGATTTCGTTGCGACGTACGCCGAAAATCTGTCCGCTCACGTCCTTGGCCCGGTCGCAGCACAGCGCCACGACGAACGGCGCGATCTTTTCCGGCGACATCTGCTTGTTGACGCGGATACGTTCGGCGTTTTCGGGCGTGTCGGGAATCGAACCGACCATGCGTGTCCATGCGAACGGTGCAATCGCGTTGGAACGAACACCGAATTTGGCCATGTCCAGCGCGATGGATTTGGACAGCGCCGCGACGCCCATCTTGGCAGCGGCATAGTTCGCCTGACCGAAGTTGCCGACCAGCGCACTGGTCGAGGTCATATGCACGAAGGCACCTTTCTGCGAGGCCTTGAAATGCGGCGCCGCCGCGCGTGCCACGTTGAAGCAGCCCTTCAGATTGACGGCCAGTACCGCATCCCATTCCGACTCGGACATCTTGTGAAAGATCGTGTCCCGCAGAATCCCGGCATTGTTGACGATCGCGTCCACGTCGCCATAGGCTTTCATCGCCGTGGCGAACAGGCCGTGCGCGCCGTCCCAGCTGGCAACGTTGTTGCCATCGGCGATGGCTTCGCCGCCTCCGGCCTTGATCTCCGCCACGACTTCCTCGGCGGGGCCGAGGCTGCCGCCCTCGCCTTCCTGGCTGACACCGAGATCATTGACCACCACGCGGGCGCCTTCGCGCGCCGCCAGCTTCGCGATTTCGGCACCGACTCCGCGGCCCGCACCGGTGACGATGAGGACCTTACCGTCCATTACACCTTTGCTCATTTGCATCTACTCCCGAAATTCATGGGCGCTCGGGCTCAGAGCCCATCACGCATTTCGCTCCATGTTCGTTCCAATTCGTCGCGAAACTGGGGCGCGGCGATGCGGATCATGGCCCTGGCACGTTCGTGCAGGGATAGACCGCCCAGTTCGGCGACACCGTATTCAGTAACAACCGTATCCGCCGCGTGACGCGGCAAGGCTGCCATCGCCTGCTTTCCGACATTCAGCACCACGCGGCTGAAGCGACCATCGTCGGTCGCGGCCGGCAGCACGATGATCGACCGCCCGCCCGGCGACAGCGATGCGCCGGCGGCAAAGGCCGGCAGGCCGCCGACGCCGGCGACATAGCGGCCCTTGATCATGTCTGCGTTGGCTTGGCCGAACAGATCGACCTCGATCGCGGAATTGATGGCGCAGAAGCGTTCGATCCGCATCAGGCGGGCGACATCGTGGGTTTCGTTGACCGGGCGGAAATAGAAGGCATCGTCGCGGCTGACGCGGTCGTAGAGCGCCGCCTCACCGAGGGCCACGCCGCCCTCCACGGAGGCTTCGCCGTGTACGGCGCCGCTGTCGAGCAGCGTCAGCACCGAGGAGGCGATCATCCCGGACCAGATTCGCAGATTGCGATGGTCGACCAGGGCGGCCGCAATCGCGGCCGGTAATTTGCCGACGCCGAATTCGATGGTATCGCCATCCCGCACGAGTTCGGCCACCAGCGCAGCCTGACGGCGCAGCCGGTCATCGGCGGCATCCGCCGGTTCCGAAAGTTGTACCAGCGGCGAAGGCTCGTCGATGATCGCGTCGAGCTCGGACACATGAATCCGGAACGAACCGCGGGTCTTCGGCATGTCCGGATTGACGTGCGCAAGGCGTTGGCGCGCGCGGCTCCAGACCGCGGGATGAAAGTCATACGACAGGCCGGGCGAACAAAAACCCTTTTCGTCCGGCGGGCTGACCTGGACTACCGCCACGTCGACCTCCAGGCCGGCGAGATCGCGGTAGATGCGCGGATGATCCAGCGGCATCAGTTCGCCACGGCCGCTGGCCAGCCCGGCGCGCAGGCCCGGCAGCATGAAATACGCGCGCTGTCGCGCCTGCGCGTGCAGGCCGAGATAGTCGCTGCGATTGATTCCCGGAAAATGCATGCCCACGAACCGCACGCCGGCCG
The genomic region above belongs to Gammaproteobacteria bacterium and contains:
- a CDS encoding MaoC family dehydratase — its product is MPGLYFEELKVGQIFKHPIRRTITEADNVGFTTNTHNPALIHLDEHYCREHTEFGRRIVNSAFTLGLMTGISVNETTFGTAVANLGWDEVRFPHPLFHGDTIHVETEVLDLRESRSRPNAGIVVFMHRCFNQDDVLVAHCKRSGLQLKRPAA
- a CDS encoding CoA ester lyase, coding for MIRSLLFVPADSEKKLAKAASCGADALILDLEDSVLPDRKPAARAMLREYCSTPSASSQLWVRVNDLRSGELLKDLVETVPLRPAGIVLPKLFGPEDLTRVSHYLDALEAQHELPPGDIRIMPVVTETPACVLRLGEMIGQPQPRLSHMTWGGEDLSAAMGAGDPRAEDGSWRPTYAFARTQCLLTAHAMGVEAIDTLYIDFRDTDGLMQACRESRHSGFTGRLAIHPNQVATINEAFTPTEAERALAKRIVEAFASGAGAVSIDGKMYDIPHLKTAQRLLGSS
- a CDS encoding SDR family oxidoreductase, which translates into the protein MSKGVMDGKVLIVTGAGRGVGAEIAKLAAREGARVVVNDLGVSQEGEGGSLGPAEEVVAEIKAGGGEAIADGNNVASWDGAHGLFATAMKAYGDVDAIVNNAGILRDTIFHKMSESEWDAVLAVNLKGCFNVARAAAPHFKASQKGAFVHMTSTSALVGNFGQANYAAAKMGVAALSKSIALDMAKFGVRSNAIAPFAWTRMVGSIPDTPENAERIRVNKQMSPEKIAPFVVALCCDRAKDVSGQIFGVRRNEIYLFSQPRPIRSVHAGEGWTPSSCIERAIPALRPSFYKLERSSDVFVWDPV
- a CDS encoding CoA transferase subunit A, translated to MSSKIYPDAASALEGLTFDGMSVMAGGFGLCGVPENLIVALRDSGARELTVIGNNVGCDEHGMWLVLANGQIRKVLASYVGENKILAQQFMSGEIEIEFNPQGTLAERIRAGGAGIPAFYTRTGYGTMIAEGKETREFNGEHYVMETGLTADLSIVKAWKGDSEGNLVYRKTARNFNPMIATAGKVTVAEVEILVEPGELDPDAIHTPGIFVDRILQGRNYVKHIERRTTRPRAEASQAATGVER
- a CDS encoding acyl-CoA/acyl-ACP dehydrogenase, translated to MDIQLSELQQEIDVSVRKVCAEFTDDYWHECDEEARFPEEFYKAMAAAGWLGITMPEEVGGAGLGVTEAAIMMHAVASSGGGQAAASSIHINLFGPHAIVVHGTPEQKQRWLTPLVLGEQKACFGVTEPDAGLDTTSIKTFAKKVEGGYRVSGRKMWTSTGQEAHKIVLLARTTPKADCKRPADGMTLFYTDLDRSQIEVRRIKKLGRNAVDSNATFIDDYFVPEEDRIGEEGKGFYYLLDSLNPERVLVGIEAIGIGRDALRRAAKYAGERVVFGRPIGMNQGIQHPLAEAWTYLESAYWMCMRAAFLYDNKLPCGAEANAAKFLSARAGFDAATKAVLTHGGMGYAREFQVERLFRESMLPRIAPVTEQMILSFISERVLDLPKSY
- a CDS encoding 3-oxoacid CoA-transferase subunit B, with the protein product MAWTREQMALRATRELEDGFYVNLGVGIPTMVANMIPEGMKVTLQSENGMLGMGAFPYDDEVDADLINAGKQTITELPQTSYFSSADSFGMIRGGHINLSILGGMEVAQNGDLANWMVPGKMIKGMGGAMDLVAGVRRVVVVMDHCDKNGGAKFRKECSLPLTGKGVVDLLITDLAVFEIDRHGGSGATLVELADGVSLDDIKSRTEAEFRLGPGIG
- a CDS encoding acetyl-CoA hydrolase, with product MHTLSSSQWVKTLRPQTTVYLPGVSGESLAIYKALQGAPESAAGVRFVGMHFPGINRSDYLGLHAQARQRAYFMLPGLRAGLASGRGELMPLDHPRIYRDLAGLEVDVAVVQVSPPDEKGFCSPGLSYDFHPAVWSRARQRLAHVNPDMPKTRGSFRIHVSELDAIIDEPSPLVQLSEPADAADDRLRRQAALVAELVRDGDTIEFGVGKLPAAIAAALVDHRNLRIWSGMIASSVLTLLDSGAVHGEASVEGGVALGEAALYDRVSRDDAFYFRPVNETHDVARLMRIERFCAINSAIEVDLFGQANADMIKGRYVAGVGGLPAFAAGASLSPGGRSIIVLPAATDDGRFSRVVLNVGKQAMAALPRHAADTVVTEYGVAELGGLSLHERARAMIRIAAPQFRDELERTWSEMRDGL